The genomic region caagcaaaccaaagtgtgttttaaaataaccaaatctactttcgtacgatatttgattaatttaaaacccattaagttttgtaaccaatcattaattcctcttaaatcccaagtttatttttaaatctagggaattttaagttccaatccttgattatctatcaacgactttcacctttcggtccttcaatcaaagattaacacaatacccaatgggtaccaacattaggcaagtaaatcaagcatacaaggaaggaatcaaaactcatatttatgtaaaataaggaaatacccagtccaaatccacaaattaatctaaaacatatttcccaactctgaaatctaaagagtttactcactcatgatggtatttacaagaaagattgatggaaaagtagagaaaaacatgataagagaactaaaatagaaaaacccagatagaagaacccaaaactctggttCCTAGAGCTCCAAAACTGagtgcagcagctcctccccaaGAGTAATGGcgtttccttctctctctctattaaattttctttcctttttgtttttccttcctttcctcttgtggcaaaaattaggaaatgatgaatttatatggtcccaaaaaagctgccctaaaagtaaataagagccaaggagtggataggaaatgaggtgtaaaattatccaagtcagcagcatttttcacgttctgggcagtctgcttagggttcggcttaaccctaagcagcttcttagcaaatttcagcttctggtcacactgtctgcttaaggttaagcagaccctcagcaaatctcagcaaacttagagtaaaatagacttttctgctcatgcttgacttgtgctgcaccttaagcactgccgctttaccctaagcaagatcttaagcaaagtctcaagcaaatttcggctaacttgctctttcaaggcttgatttcttcaactttcctctatgcttaaagaactccaaatttcttcaaatcacttcctaatgcactcattgatctttgatttgccacaaaatcctgtcaaaaaataacaaaattataaaagtcaaatataaagtatctaaagttaacaaataagctaaaataaagctaaaaacatagaatatactaaaatataagggtaaaatggatgcaaaactaccctaaaatgcctatatgaaatgagtataacaaattctcccaaactcaaacctttgcttgtcctcaagcaaattaaaacaattaatgcaattggggtaccttaccttaaatttataaaaattacttatccaaactctcaagcttacttttagccaccaacaaaccatatacccactttcaagatacAAAGAGtttaatccttaccaaagttatcaccgcttagccttgggtcaattatccatatcatcaagcccaaaccaatcaatcacaaagaataatcatgcctaaatagactatagggtaatccataaactaaagtgtctcaaataataatagaagtaaatgaatggattaatgatatcacaatcccataggcaattctcctattccaatctccactaatgtagcaaaataccatcaaaagatcaaaaggactttcaatggttgtaatggggccaagggggtgataatgtgactaacaagaaaaggataaagataataaaatatgagaataatcaaattattaaaagatcaagacatacaatttttttttttttgaaggaaatcaaatgggagaaggaactttacaactattcaccaatgctagcatataattttgaagcttttagagggactacataaataacattgactttgaattataattgtcccttttaatttacccccaaactcatttctttgtgtacttgggtggtgaattactttacataccataattgaatttgctagctttttttttactttagtcacttctcccaactaattgttatatatatatatatttttttcttttttttttatgtgtatctatcactcaaagaattattctcataaagggtaggtaagtgtttgggtttatggctaggcattgaTGTGGGTTCCAAAGTAGTAAGagagataaatgtaggctcaaattggttctaaagggaaattttaaagtgaggttggctaaggctaaaatatgggtttaaaattcaaagaatgcctagatcatttcttttcaagtgtatgctatgatttcgccttgaaaggtttagaaagattgttctaggattggtgagacatcaattagctacttctcaccctagagttttctctaagcactcaaagtcaacgcaattgattgggtggcccttggctaagaagatataaactaaggcaagaatataataactttgcacctatctagaactttcaatccatcaaacccttctaaaagtaagcttaattgctcttcaaagcaattctcaatcctctaaggacaaggtaaaaattatttttatgatatgcatgatcctaaaatgaatgcataaatcaaattaaaactaagtgtaatctatatgaaaactatatgcaaatgtatgtatatgggtatagacatgtgtgtggtatacGCATAAGTGTATGaattatctatatatggatgaatgaaatgcaataaatgaatgaatgaaaattttaaaaattttgcaaaaattttgccctcacccccaaactcaaatgaaacattgtcctcaatgtttaaaatgaatgtaaagatgggcaaaattgtgtgaactaattaattaatgaaatttatacaattggggattaaatcaatataaggtcaagaattccaaaattagctcaaagtgatattaacaatgaagctttagagagaaaaaatgtgaaaaagtatcctAAATGTAtaaatttacactgcttaagatgttgcttaacctgctGCGTACGGTAAAgcaaaagcataagcattggcaacataccataaaCATAAATAGTAAAAGGGTAAGCTATTACCTCCAAATAATGTGAAACAGATGCGGCTCAAAgaaaattgtgcaactcatcaatgtcaacaaaattaggattgaagaaaagataaagtgcaaaaataatgtgcaagaagatgaaaaagtgtaaagaaataagatctaacagttaaatcaagaattaaaccaaAAAACATTCACAGAATAACTATGTCCATAgcagaagataaaataaaataaagtaaactaaaggaaagaagtgcaagtataatcataaaaactaattaccaaagtattacaactattactaaagtttaaagattaaaataaacagattacaaaataaacctaaaacagaaACTGAATTGAAAAACTAGTGCATTCTTCACTCACTCTTTGTACTAAAACTAATACTAAATTGCTGCTACTGTTCAAGCTCTGCTGTCAAGGCTTTGTTGCTACATCAGGGTCTGCTTCAGGTCCTGCAGTAGGTTCAttgtgatctgaagcttcagaagtagtttccaaattttctgtgaggtctttcatttcttgaagcatgtcttggccccaatgatataaattgttataagattgggccaatttgttGTAGAGCTCCAGCATTTGAAGTTGTTGCTGCTTCTGcttctttttaagagatgaaaatctctttttaagtttcttttctagcttcttcttttggtcGACCTGCTGCTGACCCATGGTATCAATTTTAACTTCTAAGCTCTTCAAGGTAGCAAGGATATCTGTGGTGTCAGGTGAGGGAACAGATGGTTGCACAGTGAAACTTGCTATTTtggattccaaggatcttaaGGGGGACAAAATGTCTGCTGAAAACTGCAGGGCAGTGGTTAGTTGGGGTTTTGCTGGTGCAAAGGTAGTGGGGTCTGCAGTACCACTGGCTTCAGGATGCTGCTGTAACAAAGCATAGGTATTTCCTactttctcacaaacatccatgTGTAGCAACATTGTGCCGTCTCTATATGATTCACCAGAAACTGGCAGCAGCTTATATAGACTAGCATTAAAGCCAAAGGAGTTTGCTATAGCAGTTATATATCCTCCAAAAACTATACTACCTTTGGTATgctttgtgacaatttggtgccgatgagtagctaggaaatgggctgtgcttacttgttttctctccttcatgcaccacaggaaaaataaatctccagcacccacaatgctgttactgtgtccccttcctaaaacagtgtaagaaatgaacctatggaggtatttcaacacatgatcaactatcctagaggcttttgcagtcctcCATCTATAATAACCCCCAAAAGGTGCAATGTCTTTCCAGAATTGAACAGGGTCATAAATAGTTTGTTTCCACTCAATATTTTTATAGCCCGAACCCTGAAAACTaaaaattgcattcatagcatccatgtctaacttcctatcaattccagcacatcgaaaatatatcACATCCTTATGCTCAGGTACTACTGGTTTGCAATTcagccttaaggaactcaaaaattccaaggtcaaatccttgtacactggttccctaatccTAGCAAATTTAGTCCAGTTGACAGCATCTAAGTaggcaaatacagagtcatagatgcctaattcttttaaaatctgctcatccatatatttgtttGCCAAAATAGGTTTAGAAACTAAACTGTCATAAGCATTTTTTATATCCATGTCtctaaaagcccaaggtaatggagaaagtACCTCCTCTATATTATTGGCAGAGGACACAGGTGCTGTTGGAGAGTTTAAGCGTGACTGAGATACAGGGGTTTGGACCGCTGGTGGTGGAATTTGCGAGGAGGACCTAGTCCTTTTGCTGACTGGTTCAGAGGAAGGTTGAGGTGGAGAGTTTAGATCAAAAGGAACAGAGGGTGCTCTTTTTCGTTTTCCGACAGGGGCTTTCTTGGGTCTACCTGCAGCCTTTTTAGTTTTACCTTTAGATTTCGTTTGAGTAGGCGCAGATTCAGGTATTGGTTTTGGGAACTGAGTTTCAAAAATGGGTGTCTCATTTTGCTGCTCAGTTTGTGGCGAGAGGGGGGTCGGCGGAATGAGAGTTGGTGTTTGGCCTGGGGGTAGCGGCAGCGTTTGCGATGGTGGTGATTGAGGTGGCGGCGACATTTGCGGTGGTGGTGATTGAGGAAGCGGCGGACTgggactggggttagggtttgtgggTAGAGATGATGGAATACCCATTTTCGATTTGACAGAGTGTCGAAATCTTCTGGGTTTGGGTTTGGGTTTGTGGGTggaccacattttggttcttaccatttaatgaagagaaaaagACTTTTCAGCTTCCCTTAAAATTTGCGGGAAAAAATGGTGCGAGAAGGGAGTCGGCAGAATGAAAGTTGTGGTTTATTGGGAGTTTGGGTGAGGGTTTCATAAAAATGGCAGAAGTTTTGGGCTTTTTAAAATGTGGGACAGACAACTGATAATTTGGGCtatgcttggggttaagcatagggttaagcagaatttgcataggATACTGCTTAATAAGTAACATCATCAGCAAGTTTCAGCAGGTTTTGGGGAAAATTGTGATTTTActtaccaaaaacagtccaaatgctatagaatgctatcatgaccctcagcaattaccaaattCACATTAATACCaccaaattgaaaaatttaagctTATCATCTCTCATAAACTTAGTAAGCATTGTACATGTTCATTTAGCTTTTTGCAATCATGGTTCAATTTAGGCACCAATTGTGACTACCTTTTTACACACTTAATGAAATGGTTtcctttctaaacttataccaaaagcacattttcagcagcatttgagacaagCTTCAGACATTCAAAAATTgtagaaaagacatagaaattgaccttttaagcagcatgaacagtagcatgaacagtaacaaaaATCTGCAGACTGTAAAAACTAGCaacaattcaaacaaaaacatgtaAATTCCTAACAGATTACAgaactatatatacactaaaaggtaaaacttaacaaacactatcTTTGCACCTCAATAAAGatcacatcagtcctaaatatcaaaattgatcctcattcaagttgcatttcacagaatttacaTAAGACACAAAATCAAAtatgtgctatcaagtagattgcaatatcagTAATTTAacacaagtttaaaggtgttactgttcacaggtactggataaagtgcagaattttgcttttacttgctccctttcaattctttgtttttgctacaagtgtcaatttgcccaatcttcatgaatgacctacaaaagataaacaaatgtcacttttgattttaatgagggtaaaactcaaaaactcaaaaaaaaaaaaaaaacaaacaaactaCTAAAAGtaaacttgggttgcctcccaataagcactctacaaccttttgtgtgggttctccaataatataatgctttaatctctgcccattaactttgaaagtccctgaggtttcattgcctatctcaacagctccataggggtatacctttataacaatgtaaggccctgaccatcttgactttaattttccggGAAACAACCTTAACCTAGAATTATATAAGAGAACAACATCCCCttcctgaaattctttcctcctaatatgcttatcatgccatctcttagttctttccttgtaaagcttggcatgttcataagcatccaatctaagttcctcaagttcatttagttgcaacattcttttttctcctgcagtttttaagtcaaaattcagtgtccttatggcccaatatgctctatgctccaactccaaaggtaaatgacaagctttcccataaaccaatctaaatggggtggtgccaataggagttttaaaagctattctataggcccaaagagcatcatctaactttagtgaccaatctttccttgaactattcactgttttctcaagaattcttttcaactctctatttgagatctccacttgaccaatagtttgtggatggtagggtgttgcaaccttatgcttcactccatatttttgtaataatctttcaaattgatggttgcaaaaatgagaacctccatcacttataatggcacgtggagttccaaatcttgtaaaaatgaactttttaaggaatttaatcacaactctaacatcattagttggagatggtatagcttcaacccatttgctcacataatctactccaactaaaatgtatttgtgtccaaaggacgatggaaaaggtcccatgaaatcaatgcatcaaatagttccacttccaatatattttggaggggcatttcatctctcttcgagatattacccatcctttgacacctatcacatgcatttacaaactttctcacatctttaaacatatgtggccaaaagaaccctgcttgaagaactttttctgcagtctttgtcacactcatatgacccccataaagtaaagaatggcaatctttaataacatttcctatctcctcatcagctaaacatcttctaatcaaccCATCTTCACATCTCTTGAATaaaaatggctcttcccaatcataatccttcacatcaaaaagaaatctcttcttttgctgccatgttaggtcaggtggaaggattccacacactagatagttcacGAAATCTGCATATCAAGGGGtttttgcattcatgattactaacagttgctcatcaggaaaatagTCATCTATTGGTGGCTCTTTTCCCAAATTATCTCATTGgtcttgcctcaatctagacagatgatctgctaccacattttctactcctttcttgtctttaatttccaattcaaactcttgaaggagtagcacccaccttatcaatctaggtttagcctctttttttcttaaggagatacttgatagctgcatgatccaTGTACATTATTACCTttgaccccacaagataggacctgaatttgtctactgcaaatacaactgccaaaaactctttctctgtagtaaagtaatttatttgagcatcatctaaggttctacttgcatagtatattgcatacaccttcttatcttttATTTATCCTAAAAtagccccaatggcataatcgctagcatcacacattaactcaaaaggtaatgaccaatcgggtggctgcatagtaggagcagatatcaaagcttcctttatcctacAAAAAGCgttcatacaattagtatcaaaatggaattccacatctttactcaataaattggtaaaaggcttagaaatcttagagaaatctttgatgaatctcctgtaaaattcggcatgccccaagaaactcctcactcccttcatggatgttgggggtggcattttctcaataatttctacctttgctttatccacctcaatacccctgtttgacacaagatgtcccaagacaattccttcttgtaccataaaatggcacttttcctaattcaaaactaaattgaactcttcacatctctgcaaaaccttagacaagttagataagcattcatcgaaagatttaccatacacagaaaaatcatccatgaacacttccataataccctcaatcatgtcagaaaatatggacatcatacatctttgaaatgtagtaggggcattacatagtccaaatggcatccttcgatatgcaaaggtaccataaggacgtgtgaaggtagttttatcctgatcatctgggtgaatagggatctgaaagaaccctgaatagccatccaaatagcaaaaataagaatgatgagctagtctctcaagcatttgatctataaatggtaatggaaaatggtcctttctagttgcattattcaatttcctatagtctatacacattctccatccagttacagtccttgtaggtattagttcatcattttcatttttcactactgtgCTGCCCTTTTCATGGGTACAACATGaaatggacttacccaattgctgtcagaaacagggtagatgatacctgcatcaagcaatttcaagatttcctttttcacaacctctttcatagTTGGATTCAATTTCCTCTGTGACTCTCGAGAGGCTTTATgattattttccaacaaaattctatgcatgcacacagaaggatgtattcctttaatatcatcagtggtataaccaattatccttctatgctttctaagaactcttaataatttttcaacttcacaatcattCAATTGAGCACTAACAAttacaggatatgtagaattttgacttagaaaagcatacctgagatttgttggaagaggttttaactctaccttcggtgcttcacttttttcaagctttgatgatgaagttgtgTCTTGCTTCAAGTCCCCAATCTTCTCAACATCAGCCATAGGCcaaggtggatttccttccaaaattgtagcatattctgcagcttcttcaatctcatccccttttttgatgttatgaaccaaacaagcttctaagggatctttaggatgttgttttttaagcacttctctgacctcttcatctatcacatcaattctcaagcatgaatttgaatcatctttctttttcattgcttgaaacaaattaaattcaactttctcttccccaacttctaatgtaagcctcgcattttttacatcaatcacagctccagcagtagcaaggaaaggtctaccaagaataataggaatgtgtacatcctcctccatctccaataccacaaaatccactggtatgaaaaattttccaacttttagaggaacattctcaattaccccaattggaaatttaatagacctatctgctaactgtagtgagatagtagtaggcttcatttctccaatcttcactttctcatagatagacaatggcatcagactaacagtggctccaagatcacataaagccttatctatactgatatccccaatgtgacatggtatggaaaaacttccaggatctttcagtttgggtggaagcttattttgcaaaatagcactgctttcttcAGTGAGAGCCacagtctcaaattcctccaatttcttcttgttagataaaatctccttcaaaaatttagcatatgaaggcatttgtgctaaggcatcagtgaaaggaatagtcacatgcaaagacttcaatacttCCAAGAACTTCtcaaattgtttatccaatttcgctttctggaacctttgtgggaatggtaaaggtggcatgtaggctttaggtgcaacatatttaggttcttcctctttactctccctctccttacttcctttttcttccactgaattttctttctcagctccaattctaacttcagcttcagtttgttcatctccttctctatttttctcttcttcaattttctcttcaatctttttatctccattctccaatatttttccactcctcaatgtaatagccttgcaatgctcccttgaattttctggctagctagggagcttcccaaatgctttgttacttgaagagctagcttgttgagctatttgattctctaacatcttgttgtgtgttgccatttgatccactttagatgctaattgagaaatcatttcttgttgactttgatggctcacaagtagagtctcAATCATGGCTTCCAATCTAACTGTCTTGtctggttgtgcttgttgtggtagaggtggagcaggtgcattttgaggtttagaaattccaggaggaggacctctattctgtTGAAAATTCTGTTGTTGTTGATACCtagaaggttgctgaaaattctgattctGCCCTTGTCTTCCTCCCTaagagaaattggggtggtttctccatgctggatcataagttgcagaaaatgagttaccacctggtctttgattgtagttccccacataatccacttgctcacttgaaaatcttgattaagtgcagaaaaatctgctgcacaattgacatttgcagctccaacttctactgagttactagaacctccagctgaagaatctactttcatgcttagcttgtccattttccttatcaaagcatcaaacttagcattaatcatattcatggcatcaggctcaaacataccagctggtttcttgatagttgttataagcaattttatcaagagcagaaaaagcttcatcttcagatttctccataagatcacctccagaagatgcatcaattgtacttctaatagctggtgaaactccattgtaaaagtgttgaaccagcatccacttaggaatcccatgatgtggacatctcctttgcaaatccttgtacctctcccatgcttcatacaagctctcatcatctctaggtttgaaagaagtcagctcatttcttagcttagctgttttgcttggtggaaaatattgagctaaaaatgcttgagaaagttcatcccatgttgtgatagaacccggtggcaaagaatgtaaccactctctagctcggtccttcagagaaaaaggaaataatctgagtcgaattgcatcatcagaaactccatttatcttcaacatatcactgatctcaagaaagtgtgctagatgcacatgtggactttcacttggatttcctccaaattgtgattgttgtaccatctgacagagtgcaggcttcagttcaaaattattagcttctactcttggtcttgtgatacttggcatgaaatccccaatgttaggataggcatgatccttcacagagcggttgttattgttgttggccatttcttcttgtaattgctcttgctcttgtgctctttcttgttgttgttgagctttaatttcagcttttctccttttagattctgctcttaaagcttttgctgtcttttctatttctggatcaaagaataaattgatttcttcactttttgtccttctcataaaataaagcacctAAAAAACAAAATagacaaattctcaaagtaaaatggtaaaaataaaataaaataaaatgcccaaatttaccaaacaaacaattgttcaatatcaaacaaaaatcaaatccctggcaatggcaccaaaaacttgatgtggcgaatccgcaagtatacgggtcgtcttaagtaataaagtgatgaatcaagtatcgttcccatgaggatttgctatttgattaccaaactatgaatgaagcgattatttgggctaatgattgatgaataaatggtgAATGTAAATAAGCAagataaattgattaatctaattgaaatgggtaaagagcaaacaaataaattcaaaatCTAGTTTGCAagtaaactaaattaataatgggtaattcaaatcaaagtctaattatgttaaaagtgattccagagttgggggtttatgcataaattaattaggatttgtcttgggcattccaatttttagggaaaaatagagtttgaaagtgattaattctaaattcctttaatatctttttcaagcaaaccaaagtgtgttttaaaataaccaaatctactttcgtacgatatttgattaatttaaaacccattaagttttgtaaccaatcattaattcctcttaaatcccaagtttatttctaaatctagggaattttaagttccaatccttgattatctatcaacgactttcacctttcggtccttcaatcaaagattaacacaatacccaatgggtaccaacattaggcaagtaaatcaagcacacaaggaaggaatcaaaactcatatttatgtaaaataaggaaacacccagtccaaatccacaaattaatctaaaacatatttcccaactctgaaatctaaagagtttactcactcatgatggtatttacaagaaagattgatggaaaagtagagaAAAATATGATAAGAGACTAAAATAGAAAAatccaggtagaagaacccaaaactctagttcctggagctccaaaactgggtgcagcagctcctccccaaG from Hevea brasiliensis isolate MT/VB/25A 57/8 unplaced genomic scaffold, ASM3005281v1 Scaf126, whole genome shotgun sequence harbors:
- the LOC131176478 gene encoding proline-rich receptor-like protein kinase PERK13: MGIPSSLPTNPNPSPSPPLPQSPPPQMSPPPQSPPSQTLPLPPGQTPTLIPPTPLSPQTEQQNETPIFETQFPKPIPESAPTQTKSKGKTKKAAGRPKKAPVGKRKRAPSVPFDLNSPPQPSSEPVSKRTRSSSQIPPPAVQTPVSQSRLNSPTAPVSSANNIEELLPVSGESYRDGTMLLHMDVCEKVGNTYALLQQHPEASGTADPTTFAPAKPQLTTALQFSADILSPLRSLESKIASFTVQPSVPSPDTTDILATLKSLEVKIDTMASDHNEPTAGPEADPDVATKP